Proteins encoded together in one Thermomonospora curvata DSM 43183 window:
- a CDS encoding VOC family protein — MDITIQQTFLPHSDPDASLAFYRDVLGFEVRNDVGYGGMRWITVGPPSQPDVSIVLYPPNADPGITEDERRTIAEMMAKGTYGHIILSTKDLDGTFERVQARGAEVVQEPTEQPYGVRDCAFRDPAGNLIRINERR; from the coding sequence ATGGACATCACCATTCAGCAGACCTTCCTGCCGCACAGCGATCCGGACGCCTCCCTGGCCTTTTACCGGGACGTTCTGGGGTTCGAGGTCCGTAACGACGTCGGTTACGGCGGCATGCGCTGGATCACCGTGGGGCCGCCCTCGCAGCCCGACGTCTCCATCGTCCTGTACCCGCCGAACGCCGATCCCGGCATCACCGAGGACGAGCGCCGCACCATCGCCGAGATGATGGCCAAGGGCACCTACGGCCACATCATCCTGTCCACCAAGGACCTGGACGGCACCTTCGAGCGGGTGCAGGCCCGCGGCGCCGAGGTCGTCCAGGAACCGACCGAGCAGCCGTACGGAGTGCGCGACTGCGCCTTCCGGGACCCGGCAGGCAACCTCATCCGCATCAACGAGCGCCGCTGA